A window from Toxoplasma gondii ME49 chromosome IX, whole genome shotgun sequence encodes these proteins:
- a CDS encoding glutaredoxin, putative (encoded by transcript TGME49_279400), with amino-acid sequence MRVKVQDAKMAGLPFVFSYLRFKVNFLFTSDVSKMAETLASEAHVAEWADRLIKQHKVVVFSKSNCPYCRKAIEAFQSVKAKDMHVEEIEGSPYMDAIQDYMKQQTGARSVPRVFIGGQFLGGAEDTIRAKADGTLVEKLRAAGAL; translated from the exons ATGCGCGTAAAAGTGCAGGATGCAAAGATGGCAGGTCTTCCATTTGTTTTTTCGTATCTTCGGTTCAAAGTGAACTTTCTGTTTACCTCGGACGTTTCAAAGATGGCAGAGACGTTAGCAAGCGAAGCCCACGTCGCCGAATGGGCTGACCGGCTCATTAAACAACACAAAGTTGTTGTCTTTTCCAAAAG CAACTGCCCGTATTGCCGAAAAGCAATCGAGGCGTTTCAGTCTGTCAAAGCGAAAGACATG CATGTCGAGGAAATCGAGGGTAGCCCTTACATGGACGCCATCCAAGATTATATGAAGCAGCAGACGGGGGCCCGCTCCGTCCCTCGTGTTTTCATCGGCGGTCAGTTTCTGGGAGGCGCAGAGGACACG ATACGTGCCAAAGCTGATGGCACCCTCGTCGAAAAGCTTCGAGCGGCCGGGGCTCTGTAG